One Dermacentor andersoni chromosome 6, qqDerAnde1_hic_scaffold, whole genome shotgun sequence genomic window carries:
- the CCHa1-R gene encoding neuropeptide CCHamide-1 receptor has protein sequence MADAPESYDMLSTSTLGPLVANVTSVTLRVSRDQSVSRAYSNTTPTSHLNLTTGHGDSEEFVPYEQRLETYVVPTLFAFIFLVGLLGNGTLILVFLRNRTMRSVPNIYIMSLSLGDFIVIAGTVPFISTIYILDSWPYGLFLCKLSEFLRDVSISVTVLTLTVLSIDRYVAIAMPLLNHKGRRHTRRTITIMLTVAVWMIAVLLAIPGAHFSFVMEVEATPELRYSVCYPFPPEMWPWYPKLMVLMKFLVQYAIPLMIIGTFYCLMARQLIRTSRTHLTQPGCGGVAQLKQMKARVKVAKIALAFVVLFAVCFFPNHVFMMWYYFAPDAPSHYNSFWHVWKIMGYVMTFVNSCLNPIALYLVSGVFRNHFKHYLFCSRRAASGVHSRNNSYSFRTIHSSSMSKCTASTKI, from the coding sequence ATGGCTGACGCACCAGAGAGCTACGACATGCTGTCGACATCCACCCTGGGGCCGCTCGTGGCCAACGTGACGTCAGTGACGTTACGTGTGTCCAGAGACCAGTCAGTGTCGCGCGCCTACAGCAACACCACGCCCACCTCTCATCTCAACCTGACAACGGGTCATGGTGATTCCGAAGAATTTGTGCCGTACGAGCAAAGGCTAGAGACGTACGTGGTGCCCACGCTTTTCGCTTTCATATTTCTCGTCGGGCTCCTCGGCAACGGAACACTGATCCTCGTGTTCCTGCGAAACCGGACAATGCGCAGTGTTCCTAACATCTACATCATGAGCCTCTCTCTGGGCGACTTCATCGTCATCGCTGGCACTGTGCCGTTCATCAGCACCATCTACATTCTTGACTCGTGGCCGTACGGGCTGTTTCTCTGCAAGCTCAGCGAATTCCTTCGGGACGTGTCCATTAGCGTCACTGTATTGACGCTCACCGTGCTCAGCATCGATCGGTACGTGGCCATCGCAATGCCACTTCTCAACCACAAAGGTCGTCGACACACGAGACGAACAATCACCATCATGCTCACCGTCGCGGTGTGGATGATCGCCGTCCTCTTGGCCATACCGGGAGCCCACTTCTCGTTCGTGATGGAAGTCGAGGCCACGCCCGAGCTGCGGTACAGCGTGTGTTACCCATTCCCACCTGAGATGTGGCCCTGGTACCCGAAGCTGATGGTGCTCATGAAGTTCCTAGTCCAGTACGCTATCCCATTGATGATCATAGGCACCTTCTATTGCCTCATGGCGCGCCAGCTCATTCGCACGTCGCGCACCCACTTGACGCAGCCCGGCTGTGGTGGCGTGGCGCAGCTCAAGCAGATGAAGGCGCGCGTTAAGGTGGCCAAGATCGCCCTGGCTTTTGTAGTTCTTTTCGCAGTCTGCTTTTTCCCCAACCACGTGTTCATGATGTGGTACTATTTCGCGCCGGACGCACCGTCGCACTACAACAGCTTCTGGCacgtctggaaaatcatgggctATGTGATGACGTTTGTCAACTCGTGCCTGAACCCCATCGCCCTGTACCTGGTCAGCGGGGTGTTCCGCAACCATTTCAAGCACTAcctcttctgcagccggcgtgcaGCGAGCGGCGTTCACTCGCGCAACAATTCCTATTCCTTCCGCACCATTCACAGCTCGAGCATGTCCAAGTGCACGGCTTCCACCAAGATTTGA